CTTCGTTAGAAGATTTGTTGATAATGATCGACCGTGTGGCTGCGGTTGCCGGCGGGCGTGAACCCGGCGCCGAGATCATTGGCATGCACATTGAAGGTCCGTATTTGAATGCGAAGCGGAAAGGGATGCAGAATGAGCGGTATTTGCGGCATCCGGACTTGGACGAAATGGAGCGAATGGTCGAGGCTGCGGGTTCGCTCATTCGCATGGTCACGCTAGCGCCGGAACTGCCGGGCGGGATCGAACTGATCGAATGGCTGCAGACGCGGAGCATCATTGCCGCGATCGCGCATTCGGATGCGACGTATGATGAAGCGAAGCAGGCGTTCGAATCGGGCGCCAACCACGTGACGCACTGTTTCAACGGGATGCGCCCGATTCATCATCGCGATCCCGGAATGATCGTCGCTGCTTTCGAAGAAAGCGGCGTGAGCGTGCAGGCGATCGTCGACAACGTGCATCTGCACCCGGCGATCGTGCGCCTGATGTACCGGGAAAAGGGCGCCGATCGCATGGTGCTGATCACCGATGCG
The genomic region above belongs to Bacillales bacterium and contains:
- the nagA gene encoding N-acetylglucosamine-6-phosphate deacetylase, producing the protein MLIKNVRMWINGEKNHGCLLVEEGKIVSVEAGGCKDRKVDRIIDGKGQLLIPGMIDVHIHGAEGYDMMDGTTESVEAVSRACAKTGCTSFLATSVSSSLEDLLIMIDRVAAVAGGREPGAEIIGMHIEGPYLNAKRKGMQNERYLRHPDLDEMERMVEAAGSLIRMVTLAPELPGGIELIEWLQTRSIIAAIAHSDATYDEAKQAFESGANHVTHCFNGMRPIHHRDPGMIVAAFEESGVSVQAIVDNVHLHPAIVRLMYREKGADRMVLITDALQAMGMGDGTYAFGGHEVEVKGGVARLADGTLASSTVTMNEALA